aatttcaaactagaGTCAGATCTCGAGTAggtgaaaagggtcaaaacacaaaatttGTCCTCTCCCGGTAAGCAGTCCAGTTCCAGCTGTTGTCCTGCGCCATCGTCTCCAACGAGAACCCTGGCCTTCACCTCCGTCCGCCATGTGGGCCAAGAGCATGCGTGCTATACGGTGCCTGTGTTCTATAGCTAATAACGTCCTCATGGCACAGCCACATCGATAGCATGATCTGAGCCTGCGTTgttggccgcatgcatcatgcatgCACTCCAATGGCATCGTTGCCCGCGGTCCCATCCCATCACCAACagcctcctccacctcgccgccgtGCTCACGTCGTTGTAAACATCTTCTATACGCCGGCGTGTTTGCTGCCACGGTGCTGGTCCGAGGGCTCGTTGCAGTAATTGCCCATGATGTTACTCAAGCCTATCCGCAGTCCAAATTATGTTGTTCTACGCTCCGCGGTTCAAATTCTACAAGTTTTTTTTTGTGCCTAGCTCATGATGCTCCATGCATACTCTCATTGTCGGTGCTCTCGTTGCTGTACGCTCCCTTGTTAGCCGACCCATTGGCCGCCGCCGATTACTCGCCGACACTTGCCCTGCGCATGAGGAAGCAAATTCCCTGAACATGAAGGTGTGTGTATAGAGGCATTTTCAAATCTTAAAAAAATGTTCCTTTTTCTTAAAAGATGTTCCGAATTTCAAATATTTGTTTGTGGTCTGAAACAACAGAGTTTTATTTTATTTCAACTTTTCAAAAATAATTCTAAATCTTCAAAACTTATTCAGATTTTAAGTTTTGTTTGaacatttcagaaaatgttcctattttcacaatcagaaatttagaaaatgttcccaAATTTGGAAAAATGTTTTTGTATTCAAATTGTGTTCGAATTTCAAAATTATTCATGCTTTCGATTGTTATTCACATATCCAAAAATAATTTATGTTTTTCAATTTTTGTTGTTGTCTTAAAAAAAATTCTTGACTCAAATTATGGTCAATAATTGAAACAATGTTCGCGTTTTCCAAAAAAATTCAAAGATTAAGAAATGTTCCCGTTTCAAAAAGAAATGTTCGtgtttcaaaatttgaaaaaatatccctatatttttcttaaattgatcaaatattaaaaaatgttcaagtttTCAAAAAAGTGTTTGAGACATTTAGAAAACTattttatttttcaaaactatCTGATTTGTTAAAAAATTATTCACAATTCTGAAAATGGTTTGTGTTTCAAAAAATATGCACTTTGTTCCAATATAAAAGTTtaattttgaagtttcaaaaaatgtcTCAGATCTTTCACTTTTGATTGTTCTTAACGATTCGCGCTGCCTATCAGCCACCAAACCTCATAAGCTTAGTACCTAGCCACATGCACTGACAACCAGGAGGTTGTTTTGGGATTTTTCACTGTGCGGTctacaaatgggccggcccagtcgttgGGTGCCCTGCACGAAGGAGCGTTAGTTGTCGTAGTGAGACCTCTTTAGTGTGAAAAATAGACGACATTAGACGAATGCAGTGGTCTAGCCCACTTTGGCGATGTTGGTACCTTAGACGGTGATATATATTATTGGTTTTTCTCTTCGGTTTTCCAGTTGGTTTTCTCCAGTAAACCAGCTGTTGGACTTTTTACGTTGTTAGatatataaaaaatattcagaCTATGTTTACAAGTATTTAGTGTATAGCAAAGACATTTTACCATATACTAAAAATGTGCCAACATACATTGAATAATATTTACTTTGTATGAGAAAAGTTTCACCATAGCAATTTTATTCTGTAGAAACATATTCTAAAAGCGGAAAGGGaaaattgcaagaaaaaacaaaGCCAAAAGAAATTTTACAAAATATCAACTAAACCTATAATAAAAACCAAAATTTTaacaaataaaaaaaaagataaaCCAAACCAGAATAGCGAAGGGAAATccaaaaaagaaaaatcaaacaaaTATCGAAAAGAAATGCTGCAGGAGCGCATCGCATCGGAGGAAAAAGCGGGTACGCCCCGACTGGGCTGGTCCAATTTTCCTTGATGGGCCTTGTCGATGCTAGCCCATAAGACTTGCGCGAAGGCCGATGCCACGAGCTGGACTGGACTTAATCGGGGGCGACAGTGGGCACAGCGGCGCCCGCACGTCCTCATCCGGCAGCGTGCGTATGCACACTCCACGCTTTTCGGGAACACCGTGTATACACGCCAGAAAATCCCAGAAATTTCGGTACGAGTCCTGACGTATAGGTTTTGCCTAGTTAATTAGCTTTGCTGTTAGAAAGAGTCCTAGTTAATTATAGAGGAAAGGTCGCGTATGAGTTTGGTATAGATTCGATTTGGATGACACGGGATCGGCCGGTGACTCCATTGGAATCCAGTCCGGCTGCACCTCCAGCTGTGCGACCGTGCGCTATTAAAAGGCGAGGAGGGCACAGCCGTGTCTCGGGGGGAGTTAGAACACGATGGACGAGGGCTGCTAGAGAAGATTAACCCCTTTTTGATCTAATCTTGCGCAGATTCCACTGCCTTGGTTTCTTGCATAGGAGTATATATGGCTTTTTTTTTGCGACTTATAGGAGTATATATGGCTTGATACGAAGTGTTCGTTGGGTTACATCTACTTCGTGTACACTTATTGCAACTTCTGTTCATTGTCCTTTCACCAAGTACTGTGAAAGCCTGCTGGGCTGCTAACGCGTGCAAGTTTAGATTCTCGCTATCTTGTGCTTCATCAAGAAATCCATGAAGAACTTTTCAGCGACGGCCCGGCAACAGAGGGGAAGAGAAAAGTACTTCAATAAATTAGGTATGTGTTCCCTTCCGATCCTTATTTTCTGGAACTTATGTGATAGGCAACACTTAACCGATATTTGTGCATTGTCTAAGAACCGACAAAAGAATACGCAAGGCTAAATTGATATGCATGTAGGTAGTAACCTACGACCAAGAAACCAAACAAAAATGGATACAATATATGGATGGATGAGTAAAACTTGTGTATTGTGTTTGAGGTGACACAAGCCCCAACATAATTGGCCAGCAAACTTCTGTCTTTTACAATGGTTTTTCTATGTCCTGTCTATGCAGATTCCCAAATGAAGCTTCCACACAGGAGGCTTCAATCTTTAGGCCTTGATCACAAGGAGTTTCTTCCTGTCCGTGCACATGCAACTAAGATCATCCTCAAAGCAGCAAAGTCTGTTGTATTTCTTTCATCATATATTGGTAACGTCACACGCTCTTGTTTTCTTTTTCTAAACATGTCTGATATTTGCTAACGCATGTGGAAGTGCAAATGCAGATAATAAGTTGTTGAGACAGTGTTCTGGCTTCCTGATCGAATGGGATGAGAATAGTAAAGATGCGGTGGTTTTGACATCCACACATCTTATCTGTTGTGAGGATTCCTTGAATGAGTGGTCAGGCGAACATAAGTATGCACCTGACGCAGAGGTTTTTTATGCATACCAAGCTTTTTTAGGAGAGCAATTCATTTGTATTAATTGTTGTGAAATGAGTTAATAGTTGAATGGTTCTAGTTTGTGAAATGAAACTCTTATCTTGCAGTATATTTTTGTGTGATAAGTATTCCATGCCTAATATATCACTTGTTCAGTCTGTCTAGATCAGATGAATGCCTCTACTTCTGTAGACTTTTAGTTGTGTATTTAGTAGGCCACATtgagaaataaaaataaaacaactTTCTCAAGAAGACATAATGCTATATCTTTTGCAACTGCCCTTCCAGGTCTATATTCAGTTGGCGGATGATAGAATCAAGGCCCAATTATTGTATTACCATAAGCACTATGGTTTTGCTCTGATTCGTGTAACTATGGGTCGACCTGCCGAGCTGGCTCACTTTGGAAATGAAGTTAACTTGGCGCAACTTCTCTATGTTCTCGGGAGAGATGAAAACTTCAATATACAACTAAGCAATGGCAGAGTCCAGTATGAAGGCCTAACCATATATGAATATCACCATCACATACACATCGAAGCTGTAGTCCGTGAGGTATACATAATATTCTGTCGTGAGATCAAATTAtgcatgttttttttttcattttaagtTGCATGCCTTCATAGATTCTAGGTTAATAGTACGAATCTTGCATTTTGATATTGACCACACAAATGTTGTAGTGCACACTTGGAGGGCCAGTCATAGATGAAAATGGCAATGTTATGGGAATGGCAAGTCTTTCTGCAAACATGGGTTTCATACCCTCTTCAGTCTTGCTCAAGTGCTTGCATCTCTGGAGGGTACATGGGTAAGTTTCCATTCATTCATTTTTTATAATGATTCTCAATCCTTTTTGAAGGGATTTCTTCTACTGTTTTATGGCGTCGTTCCATTGCAATACATTTTTAAGGAATCTATTTGACCCCTGAAATGACAACCACTTGAACTTGTCAGGTGTTTATGTGAGATGGGAAACAGTTGAGATATGAGTTGGTATACCGTAGAAGGGTTTTGTGTAGCGGCTTTTCATCTTTTGTATGGTTGGCTTGCTATTTCACTGGGACAGGGGTACGACATTTTTGTTGTTGCTAAAAATGACCCTTtttggaatcatggcaagcatCAATAAAGTATGATTTGTTCCAATGTAATGCAACAATGCAAAGATCAATCTCAACTGAACTATTCAAACCAGACATTCTAGACCCTAAGCCCAATCGAAGGTGGATTTGGTCCAACATGGCGCTCATTGGCAGTTGTTCTTCTGTGTGGCGTCCATGTGGACTTGGTCTTAATGTATATCTCAGATGGCGGCTTGCCAACAACGAGGCAGGCAAAGGGATGAATCTCCATGTCGCACAAAAATTCGTTTGAGGTCACCAAGGTTTTAAAGATTGAGAGTGAAGGGACCTTACTGTGTTAGCTGCCAAAAGCAAGCTAGGATGAAATTGTGTCATGCCATCACCTATTTTGTCAAAACCGATGCAAAATAACATCTGAATTGGCTATAGAAATTGAGGGATAGCATTTCCAATTTATAAGTTCAAGGTTTAGAATGAAATCTTTTATAAAAACATAGATGCCACTTGAATTTTTTTTGCCTTATTTAATATTATGTGTTTTAGACTAGTTTGGTAGGCATGTAATTTTGTTTGTAACTTTTAACCACTCTATCTAAAagtgcaaaaacgtcttacattgtgggacggagggagtacttacttaTATGAAATCTAACAAATACTTATTTCTAGATGCATCCCTCGGATTCAGCTTGGAATGAAGTTTTCACCCATTATCTTCCAAAACCTCATTTATATTGAGAAGATCTCTCGCGAGTGTAATACTGAGAGAGGTCTTATTGTCGAAGAGGTATTTATTCTCTATAGATACTTATTCTTGGAACCATGTCTCATTTCTGCATCTAGTTTTATTCTAAATTGAATTGTAGGTGGCAAGAGGATCAGTTGTTGAGAAACTTGATATGAGAAATGGTGATATTATTTTATCGGTGAATGGAGAATGTGTTTCCACTACAGTTGAGGTTGGCGCATCATAGTTGTCACTTTCCCTATAAATACCATGGAAAGAAATTATTTCATCTCATGTATTTTGTATAGCTCTACACATATTATATCTACCACTTATTACTATTTTTAGCTGGAGCTTATGTTGCTACGCATATGTGAGGACAATTTAGTCAGAGGAAATGGGCTTGGTTCAAATGTGGATATACCGGTA
This region of Triticum aestivum cultivar Chinese Spring chromosome 2D, IWGSC CS RefSeq v2.1, whole genome shotgun sequence genomic DNA includes:
- the LOC123050278 gene encoding probable periplasmic serine endoprotease DegP-like, translated to MKNFSATARQQRGREKYFNKLDSQMKLPHRRLQSLGLDHKEFLPVRAHATKIILKAAKSVVFLSSYIDNKLLRQCSGFLIEWDENSKDAVVLTSTHLICCEDSLNEWSGEHKYAPDAEVYIQLADDRIKAQLLYYHKHYGFALIRVTMGRPAELAHFGNEVNLAQLLYVLGRDENFNIQLSNGRVQYEGLTIYEYHHHIHIEAVVRECTLGGPVIDENGNVMGMASLSANMGFIPSSVLLKCLHLWRVHGCIPRIQLGMKFSPIIFQNLIYIEKISRECNTERGLIVEEVARGSVVEKLDMRNGDIILSVNGECVSTTVELELMLLRICEDNLVRGNGLGSNVDIPVDVFYRNRGRKCNPDRMRLTTIMSDDVEIIEEGGTPSDTETNGDEVSDS